CAAATGGACGAATTGATGAGTGCTGAACCCGCGAATTCCCGGATGTGGGCGGCTCGCGCCCTGGTGGCCTTTAACTCCGGGCAGTTGGATGCGGCCCGGGTGAGCGCGACGCACGGCCTGTTGCTCGCCCAGGCCCAAGCGGATCGGTTTGCTTGCGAAGGGAACCGCGCGATCCTGGCGTTGATCGCCCAGAGGGAAGTGGAAGGACAGCCGCCTACCGTCCCTTCTGTGGTCGAGGGGAGCAAGCCAAACCCCGAGAGCTATCAGTGCGTTTTTCAATAGCAAAGTAAACAGGAACTGCCGCCTGCAGGCGGCAGTTCTCTTGGAGGTTCCTGATGGTTTTCGAGGCGATCGTAACCGAAGCGCCCCCGGTCGCCCCACTCGCAACCGGCTCCGGGGAGATCGACTTGCGCGCCGAGTACGCCCAATCGGAGGTGCAGGCCATCCTCGATGAACTGGAGCGCGATCTCGTCGGCATGCAGCCAGTAAAAACTGCCATTCGCGAAATTGCGGCCTTTTTGCTTATCGACCGCACCCGCCGAAAACTGGGTATGACCTCTGAAGCCCCCGGCCTGCACATGTCCTTTACCGGCAAGCCCGGTACCGGCAAGACGACGGTTGCTCTGCGCATGGCTGGTATTCTCCACCGCCTTGGGTACATTCAAAAGGGCCACATGATCGCCGCCAGCCGCACCGATCTGACTGGCGGGCGCACCGGTCAGGTGATCGATAAGGCGGTGGGTGGGGTGCTGTTTATCGACGAGGCGTACTATCTACAGCAGGGTGCGGGTGAGCGCGATCAAACCAGCGAGGTGATCGAGACGCTCCTGCAGGCGATGGAGAATCGCCGCGGCGAATTTGTAGTAATCGTCGCGGGCTATAAAGACCGGATGGCGCGCTTTTTTGACGCTAACCCGGGTCTTGCCTCGCGAATCGACAACCACATCGCCTTTCCCGACTACACCGACGAGGAGCTATTCGCCATCGGCCAGCTGATGCTCACCCGCCAGCAGTACCGGCTGAGTGCCAAAGCGGAGGAAGCGTTCGTCCGCTACATCGAACGGTGCACGCGGTTGACTTACTTTGCCAACGCCCGCAGCGTGCGCAATGCTATCGACGAATTTCGTAAGCGCCAGGCCAACCGCCTCTTCGCCAAAATGGGCGAGCCATTAGACGCTGACGACTTGATGACCATCGAGGCGGAGGACATCCTGGCCAGCCGCATCTTCAAGGCGTATCTGTAGTTCAGGTATGATGCGAAATTCGCACGGAATATAAGTTGACTTTGGTTGCGTGA
This window of the Gloeobacter morelensis MG652769 genome carries:
- a CDS encoding AAA family ATPase — protein: MVFEAIVTEAPPVAPLATGSGEIDLRAEYAQSEVQAILDELERDLVGMQPVKTAIREIAAFLLIDRTRRKLGMTSEAPGLHMSFTGKPGTGKTTVALRMAGILHRLGYIQKGHMIAASRTDLTGGRTGQVIDKAVGGVLFIDEAYYLQQGAGERDQTSEVIETLLQAMENRRGEFVVIVAGYKDRMARFFDANPGLASRIDNHIAFPDYTDEELFAIGQLMLTRQQYRLSAKAEEAFVRYIERCTRLTYFANARSVRNAIDEFRKRQANRLFAKMGEPLDADDLMTIEAEDILASRIFKAYL